A genomic window from Micromonospora ferruginea includes:
- a CDS encoding sodium:solute symporter family protein has translation MGSGLRLNMNALDYLILALYFVTVLGVGFAARRAIKTSVDFFLSGRSLPAWVTGLAFVSANLGALEIIGMAANGAQYGIMTVHYYWIGAVPAMVFLGIVMMPFYYGSKVRSVPEYLRLRFNRPTHLLNALSFAIAQVLIAGVNLYALALIMQALLGWPLWVAIVVGAAIVLAYITVGGLSGAIYNEVLQFFVIIAGLVPITVIGLVKVGGVSGLMDAVRESKLGEAGLHAWQGTGSTDNPLGAHWLGIVFGLGFVLSFGYWTTNFAEVQRALSARNMSAARRTPIIGAYPKLLIPVVTVIPGLIALITVKGLGAEKGDMVYNNAIPLLMRDLLPNGVLGIAVTGLVASFMAGMAANVSGFNTVFTYDIWQAYFRRDRPDEYYVKIGRIATVVAVVVGIGTAFIAAGFSNIMNYIQALFSVFNAPLFGTFIIGMFWRRMSALAGFWSLLSGTVVAIATYLLYKTGVISFNSDLEESFWGAGLAFVTVAVVAAVITPLTRPKTDSELTGLVYGLSDTTLKDDSLAGDAAWYRSPVLLGVVAVVLAALFYIPVF, from the coding sequence ATGGGCAGCGGCCTACGGTTGAACATGAACGCCCTGGACTACCTGATCCTGGCGCTCTACTTCGTCACGGTGCTCGGGGTCGGTTTCGCCGCCCGCCGCGCCATCAAGACCAGCGTCGACTTCTTCCTCTCCGGGCGGTCGCTGCCCGCCTGGGTCACCGGCCTGGCGTTCGTCTCGGCGAACCTGGGCGCGCTGGAGATCATCGGCATGGCCGCCAACGGCGCCCAGTACGGCATCATGACGGTGCACTACTACTGGATCGGCGCGGTGCCGGCGATGGTCTTCCTCGGCATCGTGATGATGCCGTTCTACTACGGCTCGAAGGTCCGCAGCGTGCCGGAATACCTTCGGCTGCGCTTCAACCGCCCCACCCACCTGCTCAACGCGCTCAGCTTCGCGATCGCCCAGGTGCTGATCGCCGGCGTGAACCTCTACGCGCTGGCGCTGATCATGCAGGCGCTGCTGGGCTGGCCGCTCTGGGTGGCGATCGTGGTCGGCGCGGCGATCGTGCTGGCGTACATCACCGTCGGCGGCCTGTCCGGCGCGATCTACAACGAGGTGCTCCAGTTCTTCGTGATCATCGCCGGCCTGGTGCCGATCACGGTGATCGGCCTGGTCAAGGTCGGCGGCGTGAGCGGGCTGATGGACGCGGTGCGGGAGTCCAAGCTCGGCGAGGCCGGCCTGCACGCCTGGCAGGGCACCGGCAGCACCGACAACCCGCTGGGCGCGCACTGGCTGGGCATCGTCTTCGGGCTCGGGTTCGTGCTCTCCTTCGGCTACTGGACCACCAACTTCGCCGAGGTGCAGCGCGCACTGTCCGCGCGGAACATGAGCGCCGCCCGGCGTACGCCGATCATCGGGGCGTACCCGAAGCTGCTCATCCCGGTGGTGACCGTGATCCCCGGCCTGATCGCCCTGATCACGGTCAAGGGGTTGGGCGCCGAGAAGGGCGACATGGTCTACAACAACGCCATCCCGCTGCTGATGCGCGACCTGCTGCCCAACGGCGTGCTCGGCATCGCGGTCACCGGCCTGGTGGCGTCCTTCATGGCCGGCATGGCGGCGAACGTCAGCGGCTTCAACACCGTCTTCACGTACGACATCTGGCAGGCGTACTTCCGGCGGGACCGGCCGGACGAGTACTACGTGAAGATCGGCCGGATCGCCACCGTGGTCGCCGTGGTGGTGGGCATCGGCACCGCGTTCATCGCGGCCGGCTTCAGCAACATCATGAACTACATCCAGGCGCTCTTCTCGGTCTTCAACGCGCCGCTGTTCGGCACGTTCATCATCGGCATGTTCTGGCGGCGGATGAGCGCGCTGGCCGGCTTCTGGTCGCTGCTCTCCGGCACCGTGGTGGCGATCGCCACCTACCTGCTCTACAAGACCGGCGTGATCAGCTTCAACTCCGACCTGGAGGAGAGCTTCTGGGGCGCCGGCCTGGCCTTCGTCACCGTCGCGGTGGTGGCCGCGGTCATCACGCCGCTGACCCGGCCGAAGACCGACAGCGAGCTGACCGGCCTGGTGTACGGCCTCAGCGACACCACCCTGAAGGACGACTCGCTGGCCGGCGACGCCGCCTGGTACCGCTCGCCGGTGCTGCTCGGCGTGGTCGCGGTGGTGCTCGCCGCCCTCTTCTACATCCCGGTCTTCTGA